The stretch of DNA AATCATAAACGGTTTTGAAATAGCCGTTTTTCAACTAACAAAATACGACCTAGAGGATTGGACCTATGGATATTTGTTTTCTGAAGGATTTATCCAGGAAGCAAGTGATATTGAATCCATCTTAATCAATGAGGAAATGGGCAGCATTCACGTTTCTCTCAGCTCCCATTTTGACGAAGAACAAGTTTTTTCAAAAAAGAAGCATTATACCGCGGGGTGTGGTAGAGGAGTTACCTTCTTTTCTATGACAGATGTGAAGAATTTTGACAGAGTCGCCTCGGATAAGACTTATCAATTAAGCTATCTCTTAAAAAAGAGAAGTGAATTTGCCCAGAATTCAGATCTTTACCTGGAGACAGGCGGAATGCATGGAGCCTGCATTATCGATGAAGAGGGCATGTTGGCGATTCGCGAAGATATTGGCCGCCATAATGCCGTGGACAAAATTATTGGCTACGCAATAAGAAAACGGTTACAACCCGAAAGGTTAATATTACTCA from Bacillus sp. SLBN-46 encodes:
- the fdhD gene encoding formate dehydrogenase accessory sulfurtransferase FdhD produces the protein MNRKGCPDEYPISLIINGFEIAVFQLTKYDLEDWTYGYLFSEGFIQEASDIESILINEEMGSIHVSLSSHFDEEQVFSKKKHYTAGCGRGVTFFSMTDVKNFDRVASDKTYQLSYLLKKRSEFAQNSDLYLETGGMHGACIIDEEGMLAIREDIGRHNAVDKIIGYAIRKRLQPERLILLTTGRVSYEMLSKAAKFGFPVIGSRTAATKQAVQLAKFLNIEVIGYLRGKMATVYTSAGRVINDVTAELPLERSIKGGNS